In the Bacillus amyloliquefaciens DSM 7 = ATCC 23350 genome, ATCATATGAATATCACACCGATACCCGTTGATGAGGAAGGGGTCTGTATTCGGAAGCTGCAGGAAGAGCGGCCGCGTCTAGTGTATGTCACGCCTTCTCATCAATTTACGTTAGGGACGATTATGCCGGTAAACAGAAGGATTCAGCTGCTGAAATGGGCGGCGGAACACCAGGCGTTTATTATAGAAGACGATTATGACGGTGAATTCAGATACACCGGCCGGCCGATCCCTTCATTGCAAGGGCTTGATCAGCATCACCGTGTCATTTATATGGGGACGTTTTCTCAATCCCTGCTTCCCTCGCTGCGCATCAGCTATATGATTCTTCCTTTGCCGCTTATCGAAAAAGGCAGGGAAATCGCTTCTTTATATAAACAGACCGTCTCCTGCCACAGTCAGCTGACGCTGGCCCAATTTATCAAAAGCGGAGAGTGGCAGAAACATATCAACAGAATGAGAAAGCTGTACCGGAAAAAAAGAGCGGTATTATTAGAGGCCGTGCGGCGCGAGCTGGGACAATACGTAAGGATTCGCGGAGAAAATTCCGGGCTGCGGATTTTACTGGACGTTCAGCTGCCTTTCAGTGAAAAAGAGCTGATTGAAAAAGCAAATGAACAAGGGGTCGTCATCTATCCCGTGTCTCATACCTATCAAAAACAGCTCCCTGCGAAAACAGTTTCCCTCGGGTTCGCGGGAGTTTCTGAAACGGATATACAAAACGGCATAAAAAAACTGAGAGCCGCCTGGGCGCTGTAAAAAAAGATTGCTGAGGACAGCGGCATTCATGCTGAACTGTCCTCAGCAGCAAACGTTTATAGAACGGGCAGGCGGAGCACAGTATCAATATTTTGTAAATTGAGCTGGATTTGTTCGTTTGTGTTCCACGGATGATACCACCCTTTTTCCATCATATAGGTTGAGATTTGCTCGTGCATGTCAAGGGCTTCTTCTAAGTGCCGGGTGAGGATCGCTTTCACTTCCGGCGTTCCTGCTTCCGTCGCCGCCATCGCATAGTTTCTGACTCCGCTTTTTGCCGAATTCAATAAATCCATTGCGACAATTTGGTCTGTCAGTGCATCCATTCCCGTCAGGTATTCAATAATCGGATTCATTCGTCATTCATCTCCTCATTCATGCTGTTGATCAGATAAAATCGAGGCAAATTCCTGCAATTGCCTAGTAGATGTATCCACATCCTGCTGCATGATTTCTTTCAGATGCGGATCGGATACCAGCGCTTTCATGGTTTTGGATTTCGTCAGACAAAGTGATTTAAAAGACGTCATCTCCTGAATTTCGAGTAATTCATGTAAGGCGCGGGCCATTTTCTGTAGCCTCCGTTCTCTAAGGTTTGAGTACAACTTTTATGCAATCATCTGTTTTCGTGTCAAACATCTCATAGCCGTGTTTCGCTTCGCTGAGCGGAATGACGTGGCTTACAACATCGCCCGGATCAATTTTTCCGGTTGATACCAATTCAAACATATACGGCATATAGTGGATGACCGGAGCTTGTCCTGAGCGGATATTGACGTTCCGCTGCATGATATCGCCAAGGGGAAAACCGTTATATCTGCCGCCGTACACGCCCGTAATCTGAATCGTTCCTCCTTTTCGCACCGCTTGGGAGGCAATGACCAAAGCGCTCATAGCCCCGCCATGAAGCTTTAATCCGCTTGCGAGGAACTCCATGTCTGTCATTTTTCCGTCCATGCCGACGGCGTCAATGACAACATCCGCGCCGCCTTTGGTGATTTCTTTCAGGTAGCTTCCCGTATTTTCGTGGTCTTCGAAGTTAACGATTTCCACTTTATTCGTCCGTTTGGCATGCTGGAGACGGTAGTTGACATAGTCTACAGCGATTACGCGTTTAGCTCCTTTTAACCAGCAGAATTTTTGAGCGAACAGGCCCACTGGCCCGCAGCCGAGAACGATAACTGTATCGCCTTCTTTTACGCCGGCATTGTCAACGCTCCAAAAGCCGGTTGTCATCGCATCGGCAATCACACTCAATTTCTCATCAGGTTCTTCACACGTTTCGGGGACTTTAAAATGGGTAAAGTTCGCAAAAGGGACGCGTAAATATTCCGCCTGGCCGCCCGGATAGCCGCCGGTACTCCCTGAATAGCCGAAATAAGCGCCCATATCGCCGTTATCATTTGATTGATCACACTGGCTTTCCAGGTGATTTTTGCAATAAGTGCATTCTCCGCAGGCGATATTAAAAGGTATAATGACACGGTCGCCTTTTTTGACTTTCGTCACGCCGGGGGCGACTTCTTCCACGATGCCCATCGGTTCATGCCCGATGATGTAGTCTTCCTGCAAGTTCGGGATGAGTCCGTGGATTAAATGTAAATCTGAGCCGCAAATTGCCGTACTTGTGACTTTTATAATCATGTCATCATGTTTTTCAATTTTCGGATCAGGCACGTCTTTGACTACAACGTTTTTAACTCCTTGATACGTTACGGCCTTCATGCTGTAATACCTCCAGTATTAGTGTTCATCAGGTGTACGGTCAAACATTCCTTTTCTGTTTGTTTCAACGGGAAACAGGTTCATGTTTCCGACCATGAGGGTATTTTTCGCTGAAAGCTGATCCAATTTATACTGTTCGCTCAGATCATGCGGGTGAAACCACTTTTTGCTGACCATCAAGTCTGTAATCTCCTGGTGCATCGCGATTCCTTGCATGAGCTGTTTGCGCAGCAAAGCCCTTACATCAGGTGAAGCGGTTTCCGTTAAAGCGACGGCGGTATTTCTGACGCCTTCTTTGGCGCGTATGAGAAAATCCATTGCGAATGTCATATCTGCGAGTTCAGGGACATGTAATGAATTGATTGGATCTAAATGGTCATGATTCAATGGTGCTTACCTTCCTTTCAGTTGATGATCGGTGTCGGCCGGTTTTGAGGAACAGGAGCCTGAAAAGGTGCACGTTCATAAACCGTCTGCAGATCAGCCAGATCTTGAGAGGCCTGCTGAACATCTTTTTCCATTAACGTTTTCAGATCCTGATCAAACACAAGCCCTTGCATGAGCTTGGATTTCGCTACACAAAGCGTCTTGAAGTTAATTATTTCATGTAAGTCGAGCGACTCATGAGCCGCTAATTCACGCTTATCCATAATCGTCTGTAGCCTCCTTTTCTAGAAATACGCAGTTAATTTTCCCTGAGAAAAGGGATCTAGTCTTACAAATTTTGTTTATCAGGATCGAAAAGTGCCGCGCATCCCGGAAAAAGGCAAAAAATCCGGTACAAGCCATTCATGCCGGATTAAAACATAACGGACCTGTCGTGACAGCGGCGGGGCTGATTATGATTTTCGTCTTCGCAGGATTTATCTTTGCGGGGGAAGCTACGATCAAATCCATGGGATTGGCAATGGCATTCGGTGTTCTTTTCGATGCGTTCATTGTAAGAATGACCATCATTCCGAGCGTCATGAAGCTGATGGGACATGCCGCTTGGTATTTGCCGAAGCGGCTGGATAAAATTATCCCAAACGTTGATATAGAAGGCCATAAACTGACACAAGGCAAAATGCCGGAGAAACCGAAAGAACAGAATTGAATATAAAATAAAAAAGCAGATCATCGTGATCTGCTTTTTTTTATGTGCCGACTGCATCCATAAACAGAGAAAAAAGCTTTTTCATGTCTTCATGTTTCTTTGTCAGCATTTCAGGATGCCATTGCACGCCGACGACAAATAACTCACCCGTCCGTTCAATCGCTTCAATGACTCCGTCTTTCGCATAAGCCGCGGCCTTAAACGTTGAAGCTGTCTCTTTTATGATCTGGTGATGGAATGAATTCACACGCGCTGAATCGCCAAACAAGGAATGAAGACGGGTCCCTTTTTCGAAAGAAACATGATGGGTTTTTAACGGAGGATCTTTTTCTTGATCATGCTTGATCTCAGCAAACGAAGCGTGTGACAGGTCCTGATATAAAGTGCCCCCGAAAGTGACATTTAACATATGCATCCCGCGGCAGATCGCCAGAATCGGCTTCTCCATAGCAATCGCCGTTTGAATGAGCTCCTTCTCATAGGCGTCCCGATCAGGAAAGGTCTTTCTCAAAGCCTGTAAAGGTTCCTCGCCGTAAAGCAGCGGGTCTATATCCTGGCCGCCGGACAGAATGATGCCGTCAACCTGAGAGACCTGTTCCTTTAAAAGCTCCGTCTCTTGAATCACCGGCAAAATAAACGGCACGCCGCCGGCTTCGGCAGCAGACTGAATATAATCATTATTGACATACGCCCGATTATAACCCGGGAAAGGACCGGATTGATCAGCCATGATGTTTCCCGTAATTCCAATTCGTTTGGCCATTCTTCGCCCTCCTGAACCATGCTCATAATAATCTGAATGTAGGTTGTACAAATCAGTTTGAAATTATTCTTTTCTATACGTAAACTTTCCAAAAAAAAACCCGTGAGAATCACGGGTTTTTTGTACTCATTTCAATTTCTTGATCTCTTCCGTCAGCTCTTTGAATTTTTGATCAAGCTCAGAATATTGTTTATCAGCCGGAGTCATGAAGCTGAGCTTTCCAAGCACTTCCTGCCGTTCGGTTTCGAGCTTTAATCGTAATTCTTCAATATCATCTCTGGCGGCGGGGGATTCTTTCCATTGTTTTCGGACGCTGCCGTTTGAGATATCAAGC is a window encoding:
- a CDS encoding spore coat protein, which translates into the protein MNPIIEYLTGMDALTDQIVAMDLLNSAKSGVRNYAMAATEAGTPEVKAILTRHLEEALDMHEQISTYMMEKGWYHPWNTNEQIQLNLQNIDTVLRLPVL
- a CDS encoding PLP-dependent aminotransferase family protein, which produces MDITPFLNRDLNIPLYQQLYRHFKENMHQGRIPKGLKLPSKRLLSSQLSVSQTTVERAYDQLAAEGYIVSKPRSGWFADYDSEAVYVKKKPGASPVQRKTEEVPQWIDFHYGAVDAVHFPFSAWRKSMVTSLDQYGHELYRPGDDLGEAELRTIISEYLYQSRGVNCLPEQVIVGAGNPILLQMLCNVFESNVSIGYEDPGYPRAREIFEANHMNITPIPVDEEGVCIRKLQEERPRLVYVTPSHQFTLGTIMPVNRRIQLLKWAAEHQAFIIEDDYDGEFRYTGRPIPSLQGLDQHHRVIYMGTFSQSLLPSLRISYMILPLPLIEKGREIASLYKQTVSCHSQLTLAQFIKSGEWQKHINRMRKLYRKKRAVLLEAVRRELGQYVRIRGENSGLRILLDVQLPFSEKELIEKANEQGVVIYPVSHTYQKQLPAKTVSLGFAGVSETDIQNGIKKLRAAWAL
- a CDS encoding spore coat protein yields the protein MNHDHLDPINSLHVPELADMTFAMDFLIRAKEGVRNTAVALTETASPDVRALLRKQLMQGIAMHQEITDLMVSKKWFHPHDLSEQYKLDQLSAKNTLMVGNMNLFPVETNRKGMFDRTPDEH
- a CDS encoding zinc-dependent alcohol dehydrogenase, with translation MKAVTYQGVKNVVVKDVPDPKIEKHDDMIIKVTSTAICGSDLHLIHGLIPNLQEDYIIGHEPMGIVEEVAPGVTKVKKGDRVIIPFNIACGECTYCKNHLESQCDQSNDNGDMGAYFGYSGSTGGYPGGQAEYLRVPFANFTHFKVPETCEEPDEKLSVIADAMTTGFWSVDNAGVKEGDTVIVLGCGPVGLFAQKFCWLKGAKRVIAVDYVNYRLQHAKRTNKVEIVNFEDHENTGSYLKEITKGGADVVIDAVGMDGKMTDMEFLASGLKLHGGAMSALVIASQAVRKGGTIQITGVYGGRYNGFPLGDIMQRNVNIRSGQAPVIHYMPYMFELVSTGKIDPGDVVSHVIPLSEAKHGYEMFDTKTDDCIKVVLKP
- a CDS encoding gamma-glutamyl-gamma-aminobutyrate hydrolase family protein translates to MAKRIGITGNIMADQSGPFPGYNRAYVNNDYIQSAAEAGGVPFILPVIQETELLKEQVSQVDGIILSGGQDIDPLLYGEEPLQALRKTFPDRDAYEKELIQTAIAMEKPILAICRGMHMLNVTFGGTLYQDLSHASFAEIKHDQEKDPPLKTHHVSFEKGTRLHSLFGDSARVNSFHHQIIKETASTFKAAAYAKDGVIEAIERTGELFVVGVQWHPEMLTKKHEDMKKLFSLFMDAVGT